From the Clavibacter phaseoli genome, one window contains:
- the pcp gene encoding pyroglutamyl-peptidase I, giving the protein MPTVLLTGFEPFDGDTSNPSWTAVQEVRDRWDGDAEIQVRQLPVDFAKVDDALRAALAEVDPDVVISVGLAGGIETLEVERVAINVDDARIPDNTGFQPIDEPVVDGGPAAYFSTLPIKAAVAAVRTKGIAAVVSQTAGTYTCNHVFYLLMHELRERPGTRGGFVHIPYSTEEAIGTDRPYMRMDQLATALTAVVKATLANATDVKVGGGSLD; this is encoded by the coding sequence ATGCCCACCGTCCTCCTCACCGGATTCGAGCCCTTCGACGGCGACACCAGCAACCCGTCGTGGACGGCCGTGCAGGAGGTGCGCGACCGCTGGGACGGCGACGCCGAGATCCAGGTGCGGCAGCTGCCGGTCGACTTCGCCAAGGTCGACGACGCGCTGCGGGCGGCGCTCGCCGAGGTGGACCCGGATGTCGTGATCTCCGTGGGCCTCGCCGGCGGCATCGAGACGCTCGAGGTGGAGCGCGTCGCGATCAACGTCGACGACGCCCGCATCCCCGACAACACCGGCTTCCAGCCCATCGACGAGCCGGTGGTCGACGGCGGCCCGGCTGCCTACTTCAGCACCCTGCCGATCAAGGCGGCGGTCGCGGCCGTGCGCACGAAGGGGATCGCCGCGGTCGTCTCGCAGACCGCCGGCACCTACACCTGCAACCACGTCTTCTACCTGCTGATGCACGAGCTGCGCGAGCGCCCGGGCACGCGCGGCGGCTTCGTCCACATCCCGTACTCGACGGAGGAGGCGATCGGCACCGACCGCCCCTACATGCGCATGGACCAGCTGGCGACGGCCCTCACGGCCGTGGTGAAGGCGACCCTCGCGAACGCGACGGACGTGAAGGTGGGCGGCGGGTCGCTCGACTGA
- a CDS encoding phosphotransferase: MDGPLDGGDMNRVEREGDTVTRDAGPWTPTVHRWLRHLALAGVEGIPRPLGIEGGRERLTYMHGDVPVYPLPPWVWADDVLAQAGRRLRELHDASVGFALADAVWQSATKVPSEVICHNDFAPHNLVFADGRLTGVIDMDMASPGPRIWDIAYLATRAVPLTGSTPEGAPGMDDARRRVALLLDAYGSDATWADVLRVAILRLHDLAAISLAKADELGKPRLRDEAAHYSADAASLRGVLDAERAIRPATSRSTSASS; encoded by the coding sequence ATGGACGGACCCCTCGACGGCGGCGACATGAACCGCGTCGAGCGCGAGGGGGACACCGTCACCCGCGACGCCGGCCCGTGGACGCCCACCGTGCACCGCTGGCTGCGGCACCTCGCGCTCGCCGGCGTCGAGGGGATCCCGCGGCCGCTCGGCATCGAGGGCGGCCGCGAGCGGCTGACGTACATGCACGGCGACGTGCCCGTGTACCCGCTCCCGCCCTGGGTCTGGGCCGACGACGTGCTCGCGCAGGCCGGTCGCCGCCTCCGCGAGCTGCACGACGCGAGCGTCGGCTTCGCGCTCGCCGACGCGGTCTGGCAGTCGGCGACCAAGGTGCCGAGCGAGGTGATCTGCCACAACGACTTCGCGCCGCACAACCTCGTCTTCGCCGACGGCCGGCTCACGGGCGTGATCGACATGGACATGGCCTCGCCCGGCCCGCGCATCTGGGACATCGCGTACCTCGCCACGCGCGCGGTGCCGCTCACCGGATCGACCCCGGAGGGAGCGCCCGGCATGGACGACGCCCGCCGCCGCGTCGCGCTGCTCCTCGACGCCTACGGATCCGACGCCACCTGGGCCGACGTCCTCCGCGTCGCGATCCTGCGCCTGCACGACCTCGCCGCGATCTCGCTCGCCAAGGCCGACGAGCTCGGCAAGCCGCGCCTCCGCGACGAGGCCGCGCACTACTCGGCCGACGCCGCGTCCCTCCGCGGGGTCCTCGACGCCGAGCGCGCGATCCGCCCCGCCACCTCACGGAGCACGTCCGCGTCCTCGTAG
- a CDS encoding dienelactone hydrolase family protein, producing MAEIVLFHHVQGASPGVHAFADALRDGGHTVHVPDLFDGALPESIEAGLALMAGLADHVVAERTDRALDGLPAELVYAGFSWGGSIAQRLAQTRPGARGALLYESFVSLSAEWSFGPWPAGVPAQVHGMARDPFFAGEGDLDGARELVDLVGPELAEVFVYDGDAHLFTDASLPSSDPVATALVLERSLELLARLG from the coding sequence ATGGCCGAGATCGTGCTGTTCCACCACGTGCAGGGCGCGAGCCCCGGCGTGCACGCGTTCGCCGACGCGCTGCGGGACGGCGGGCACACCGTGCACGTGCCCGACCTGTTCGACGGCGCGCTGCCGGAGTCCATCGAGGCCGGCCTCGCGCTGATGGCGGGCCTCGCCGACCACGTGGTCGCCGAGCGCACCGACCGCGCCCTCGACGGGCTGCCCGCCGAGCTCGTCTACGCCGGCTTCTCGTGGGGCGGATCCATCGCGCAGCGCCTCGCCCAGACCCGGCCGGGCGCCCGAGGCGCGCTCCTCTACGAGTCGTTCGTGTCGCTCTCGGCGGAGTGGTCCTTCGGGCCGTGGCCGGCCGGCGTGCCCGCGCAGGTGCACGGCATGGCGCGGGATCCGTTCTTCGCCGGCGAGGGCGACCTCGACGGCGCCCGCGAGCTGGTCGACCTCGTGGGCCCGGAGCTCGCCGAGGTGTTCGTCTACGACGGCGACGCGCACCTGTTCACGGACGCGTCGCTGCCGTCGTCGGATCCCGTCGCCACCGCGCTCGTGCTCGAGCGGTCGCTCGAGCTGCTGGCCCGCCTCGGCTGA
- a CDS encoding MFS transporter: MSTAAPGRIDEPAAPPRRRVAAWALWDWGSAAFNAVVTTFVFSTYLASSLFVDPAIVAAAGDDARNPALVAAKADTSGVISLALTIAGLLIAVLAPVLGQRSDGSGRRRLWLGINTGIVVLAMLGMVFVEPVPSYLWLGAVLLATGNVFFEFASVNYNAMLVQVSTPRTVGRVSGLGWGMGYVGGIVLLALLLGLFLFDFGTPGASGLLGLPSGAEGGALDVRIAILVAAIWCAVFSIPVLVGVPEIPAAAGRARQGIVASYRTLFRRIAELYRESPRVLVFLLASAVFRDGLAAVFTFGAIIAAQVFGFSTTEVLLFGVAANVVAGIGTFAAGWFDDRFGAKPVILVSLVCLILGGSAVLAVGDAKAGFWATGLFLCLFVGPVQSSSRTFLARISPAGREGEMFGLYTTTGRAVSFLAPGLFGIAVAITGDTRFGIVGIVIVLLAGLLLMLRVRGADARAA, translated from the coding sequence ATGAGCACCGCCGCGCCCGGACGCATCGACGAGCCCGCCGCCCCTCCCCGCCGACGGGTCGCCGCGTGGGCGCTGTGGGACTGGGGATCCGCGGCCTTCAACGCGGTCGTCACCACCTTCGTCTTCAGCACGTACCTCGCGAGCAGCCTGTTCGTGGATCCCGCGATCGTCGCGGCCGCGGGCGACGACGCGCGGAACCCGGCGCTCGTCGCCGCGAAGGCCGACACCTCGGGCGTGATCTCGCTCGCGCTCACCATCGCCGGACTCCTGATCGCCGTGCTCGCGCCCGTGCTCGGGCAGCGCTCCGACGGGTCCGGGCGCCGTCGCCTCTGGCTCGGGATCAACACCGGGATCGTCGTGCTCGCGATGCTCGGCATGGTGTTCGTCGAGCCCGTGCCCTCCTACCTCTGGCTCGGGGCCGTGCTGCTCGCCACCGGCAACGTGTTCTTCGAGTTCGCGAGCGTGAACTACAACGCGATGCTCGTGCAGGTGAGCACACCGCGGACGGTCGGCCGCGTGTCGGGCCTCGGCTGGGGCATGGGCTACGTGGGCGGCATCGTGCTGCTGGCCCTGCTGCTCGGCCTGTTCCTCTTCGACTTCGGGACGCCCGGCGCGTCCGGCCTCCTCGGCTTGCCGTCGGGGGCGGAGGGCGGCGCGCTCGACGTGCGCATCGCGATCCTCGTGGCCGCCATCTGGTGCGCCGTGTTCTCGATCCCCGTGCTGGTGGGCGTGCCCGAGATCCCCGCCGCGGCCGGGCGCGCGCGGCAGGGCATCGTCGCGTCGTACCGCACGCTGTTCCGCCGGATCGCCGAGCTGTACCGGGAGTCGCCGCGCGTGCTCGTGTTCCTGCTCGCGAGCGCCGTGTTCCGCGACGGGCTCGCGGCGGTGTTCACCTTCGGGGCGATCATCGCGGCCCAGGTCTTCGGGTTCTCGACCACCGAGGTGCTGCTGTTCGGGGTCGCGGCGAACGTGGTCGCCGGCATCGGCACCTTCGCGGCCGGCTGGTTCGACGACCGGTTCGGCGCGAAGCCCGTCATCCTCGTCTCGCTCGTCTGCCTCATCCTCGGCGGATCCGCGGTGCTCGCCGTCGGCGACGCCAAGGCCGGGTTCTGGGCGACGGGCCTGTTCCTGTGCCTCTTCGTGGGACCCGTGCAGTCGTCGAGCCGCACCTTCCTCGCGCGGATCTCCCCCGCCGGCCGCGAGGGCGAGATGTTCGGGCTCTACACGACGACGGGCCGCGCGGTGAGCTTCCTCGCGCCGGGCCTCTTCGGGATCGCGGTGGCGATCACGGGCGACACGCGCTTCGGGATCGTCGGGATCGTGATCGTGCTGCTGGCGGGGCTGCTGCTGATGCTGCGGGTGCGCGGGGCGGACGCGCGGGCGGCCTGA
- a CDS encoding VOC family protein, which yields MSTVREVQVTFDCADPVRLAAFWCEALGYESPPGDAEPGSAWAACVDPSGRGPRLFFQRVPEGKVVKNRVHLDVRAVRGRVGEERLAALRAESARLVALGASELRLLPADGEDESCQVMRDPEGNEFCLD from the coding sequence ATGAGCACGGTGCGCGAGGTCCAGGTCACCTTCGACTGCGCGGATCCCGTGCGCCTGGCGGCGTTCTGGTGCGAGGCGCTGGGCTACGAGTCGCCGCCCGGCGACGCCGAGCCCGGTTCCGCGTGGGCGGCGTGCGTCGACCCGTCGGGCCGCGGCCCGCGTCTGTTCTTCCAGCGCGTGCCGGAGGGCAAGGTCGTGAAGAACCGCGTGCACCTCGACGTGCGCGCGGTGAGGGGTCGTGTCGGGGAGGAGCGCCTCGCCGCGCTCCGGGCGGAGTCGGCCCGGCTCGTGGCCCTCGGCGCATCGGAGCTGCGCCTCCTCCCCGCCGACGGCGAGGACGAGTCCTGCCAGGTCATGCGGGACCCGGAGGGCAACGAGTTCTGCCTCGACTGA
- a CDS encoding HEAT repeat domain-containing protein: MTDAPREPGRQERPADAEIAARLAAALRAPDASSRLQAALTAGTRPDPALVEGLIHRCRVEPDLNVREMLTWALIRHDPELTIPPLIAELTSPIPQARSQALHTLSKIGDRRALPAITPALLRDPDDHVARTAWRTSSGLVDGDRDPAGARWLSQQLASQLGRGGRDTQASLARAFASVGRAALPVLERSRRAADARVRIHALAVIAQLADPELRFDDAVDEARRASFGAHLARRPGLHLP, from the coding sequence GTGACGGACGCGCCGCGCGAGCCCGGACGCCAGGAGCGCCCCGCCGACGCCGAGATCGCCGCCCGGCTGGCCGCGGCCCTCCGCGCGCCCGACGCGTCCTCCCGGCTGCAGGCCGCGCTCACCGCGGGCACCCGGCCGGATCCCGCGCTCGTCGAGGGCCTCATCCACCGCTGCCGCGTCGAGCCCGACCTCAACGTGCGCGAGATGCTCACGTGGGCGCTGATCCGGCACGACCCGGAGCTGACGATCCCGCCGCTCATCGCCGAGCTGACGTCGCCCATCCCGCAGGCGCGCAGCCAGGCGCTGCACACGCTCTCCAAGATCGGCGACCGGCGCGCCCTGCCCGCCATCACGCCGGCGCTGCTGCGGGATCCCGACGACCACGTCGCCCGCACCGCGTGGCGCACGTCGTCGGGCCTCGTCGACGGCGACCGCGATCCGGCCGGCGCCCGCTGGCTCTCGCAGCAGCTCGCGTCGCAGCTCGGCCGCGGCGGCCGCGACACGCAGGCCAGCCTCGCGCGCGCCTTCGCGAGCGTCGGCCGGGCCGCGTTGCCGGTCCTCGAGCGGTCGCGGCGCGCGGCGGACGCCCGGGTGCGGATCCACGCGCTCGCCGTCATCGCCCAGCTCGCCGACCCGGAGCTCCGCTTCGACGACGCGGTGGACGAGGCCCGGCGCGCCTCCTTCGGCGCGCACCTCGCCCGCCGGCCGGGCTTGCACCTCCCGTAG
- a CDS encoding alpha/beta fold hydrolase: MQLHRVTTGSGARHVGLVHGLGAEGATWAPVVDRLVATGRVTVTTVDLRGHGASDRAGSYGIEDMADDLVASLPRGLDAVVGHSLGGSVLVRAVARLEPARAIYLDPGFRLALPTTGIRGRLFWAAPLVGLAAAQIPRARAAARVRAAYPAAVRASLDAAQQRFDRGMAVGVFRDVAFHPLAVSAPAVPSTVVLSDDAPAVLPDAYSAELAGAGWDVRRLPGIHHDMQLEDPDRVLAAIEDLL, translated from the coding sequence ATGCAGCTGCATCGCGTCACCACCGGATCCGGCGCGCGCCACGTCGGCCTCGTGCATGGGCTCGGCGCGGAGGGGGCGACGTGGGCGCCCGTCGTCGACCGGCTCGTCGCCACCGGCCGCGTCACCGTCACGACCGTCGACCTCCGTGGGCACGGCGCGAGCGACCGGGCCGGCTCCTACGGGATCGAGGACATGGCCGACGACCTCGTCGCGTCCCTGCCGCGCGGCCTCGACGCGGTCGTCGGCCACTCGCTCGGCGGATCGGTGCTGGTGCGCGCCGTCGCCCGCCTGGAGCCCGCGCGCGCGATCTACCTCGACCCCGGGTTCCGGCTCGCGCTGCCGACCACGGGGATCCGCGGCCGCCTGTTCTGGGCCGCGCCGCTCGTGGGGCTCGCCGCCGCGCAGATCCCGCGCGCCCGCGCCGCCGCCCGCGTGCGCGCCGCCTACCCGGCCGCCGTCCGCGCGTCGCTCGACGCGGCGCAGCAGCGGTTCGACCGAGGCATGGCGGTCGGCGTGTTCCGCGACGTGGCCTTCCACCCGCTCGCGGTGAGCGCGCCCGCCGTTCCGTCGACGGTCGTGCTCTCCGACGACGCGCCCGCCGTGCTGCCGGACGCGTACTCGGCCGAGCTCGCGGGCGCCGGGTGGGACGTCCGGCGGCTGCCGGGGATCCACCACGACATGCAGCTCGAGGACCCCGACCGGGTGCTCGCCGCGATCGAGGACCTGCTGTGA
- a CDS encoding class F sortase: protein MHRSPADASPARRARRAAVLAGALIPLAVLAGCAPADPVPGADSARPPASAAPVPTASPAPTTSPQVVQGIGATPSRVAIPAIDLDRPLIDLGIAPDGRMEVPVDFDDVGWFTGGGRPGGRGPTVIAAHVDSRVGPAAFARLAELGVGDEVAVQDVDGGTTRYAVTEVADFAKADFPTARVFGAQPTDQLRLITCGGVFDRSVGHYEDNRVVFAEPVG, encoded by the coding sequence ATGCACCGCTCCCCGGCGGACGCGTCGCCCGCGCGGCGCGCCCGCCGGGCCGCGGTGCTCGCGGGCGCGCTGATCCCGCTGGCCGTCCTCGCGGGATGCGCGCCCGCGGATCCGGTGCCGGGCGCCGACTCCGCGAGGCCGCCCGCGTCCGCCGCCCCGGTCCCGACCGCGAGCCCGGCCCCCACGACCTCGCCGCAGGTCGTGCAGGGGATCGGCGCGACCCCGTCGCGCGTGGCCATCCCCGCCATCGACCTCGACCGGCCGCTCATCGACCTCGGCATCGCCCCCGACGGCCGCATGGAGGTGCCCGTCGACTTCGACGACGTCGGCTGGTTCACGGGCGGCGGGCGCCCCGGCGGACGCGGTCCGACCGTGATCGCCGCCCACGTCGACTCCCGCGTGGGACCGGCCGCGTTCGCCCGGCTCGCCGAGCTCGGCGTGGGCGACGAGGTGGCCGTGCAGGACGTCGACGGCGGCACCACGCGCTACGCCGTGACCGAGGTCGCGGACTTCGCCAAGGCCGACTTCCCGACCGCGCGCGTGTTCGGCGCGCAGCCCACCGACCAGCTCCGCCTCATCACCTGCGGCGGGGTCTTCGACCGCAGCGTGGGCCACTACGAGGACAACCGCGTCGTGTTCGCGGAGCCCGTGGGCTGA
- a CDS encoding MerR family transcriptional regulator, with protein sequence MTHPAEEGPAMHPSLIPPRQVRIGDAAAFVGTTPRAIRHYHQIGLLPEPERGADDRRRYGYAEMIRLLWIRRMADAGIALDDIRDAFADPAPAGADADADDRGTPGADADVAGILARLEATLDAQEAELRRQRAAVRRMRARGSRLGLLSDSVATRLEGLPAGSLRPADLDDLLVVERVLGPLGAALNATRHIAIATLPGLRAASDRVEAAEEALDDTVAVDDPRVAEVAAERRAFETMLHAAIDGSDLPRLDDELVDAWDALHPEGADAADEVGSRRPAPSMSAMEAIARMPYDLSPARLRCMELAAESYVSETPAP encoded by the coding sequence ATGACCCACCCCGCCGAGGAAGGCCCCGCCATGCACCCGTCCCTGATCCCGCCCCGCCAGGTCCGGATCGGCGACGCGGCCGCGTTCGTCGGCACCACCCCGCGGGCCATCCGGCACTACCACCAGATCGGCCTGCTCCCCGAGCCCGAACGGGGCGCCGACGACCGCCGCCGGTACGGCTACGCGGAGATGATCCGGCTGCTGTGGATCCGGCGGATGGCCGACGCCGGGATCGCCCTCGACGACATCCGCGACGCCTTCGCCGACCCGGCGCCCGCGGGTGCGGATGCGGACGCGGACGATCGCGGGACCCCGGGCGCCGACGCGGACGTCGCCGGCATCCTCGCCCGGCTCGAGGCGACCCTCGACGCCCAGGAGGCGGAGCTGCGCCGCCAGCGCGCGGCCGTCCGGCGCATGCGCGCCCGGGGCAGCCGCCTGGGCCTGCTCTCCGACTCCGTCGCCACCCGCCTCGAGGGCCTGCCCGCCGGATCCCTCCGCCCGGCCGACCTCGACGACCTGCTGGTCGTGGAGCGCGTCCTCGGGCCGCTCGGCGCGGCGCTCAACGCCACCCGGCACATCGCCATCGCCACCCTCCCGGGCCTGCGCGCGGCGTCCGACCGCGTCGAGGCCGCCGAGGAGGCGCTCGACGACACGGTCGCCGTCGACGACCCGCGCGTAGCGGAGGTCGCGGCCGAGCGACGCGCCTTCGAGACGATGCTGCACGCGGCGATCGACGGATCCGACCTCCCGCGCCTCGACGACGAGCTCGTCGACGCCTGGGATGCGCTGCACCCCGAGGGCGCCGACGCCGCGGACGAGGTCGGCTCCCGCCGGCCCGCCCCGTCGATGAGCGCGATGGAGGCCATCGCGAGGATGCCCTACGACCTCTCCCCGGCGCGGCTGCGGTGCATGGAGCTGGCCGCGGAGTCCTACGTGAGCGAGACGCCGGCTCCCTGA
- a CDS encoding sigma-70 family RNA polymerase sigma factor: protein MSASTPGLDVRAAFAEHGGALLGFAVNALQDRQLAEDCVQETFLRAWRARDSFDGERGSARTWLFAIERRVILDVHRARARTPRIVAEEEAPEQATREADPLERLGIVEGLARLSDAHREAVVAVHLTGLSYQELSTATGVPVATLRTRVFHALRALRTHLDEVDPA, encoded by the coding sequence ATGAGCGCGTCCACGCCCGGCCTCGACGTGCGCGCCGCGTTCGCGGAGCACGGCGGCGCGCTGCTCGGCTTCGCGGTCAACGCCCTGCAGGATCGCCAGCTCGCCGAGGACTGCGTGCAGGAGACGTTCCTCCGCGCCTGGCGGGCGCGCGACTCCTTCGACGGCGAGCGCGGCAGCGCGCGCACGTGGCTGTTCGCGATCGAGCGGCGGGTGATCCTCGACGTGCACCGCGCCCGGGCCCGCACGCCGCGCATCGTCGCCGAGGAGGAGGCGCCCGAGCAGGCGACGCGGGAGGCGGATCCGCTCGAGCGGCTCGGCATCGTCGAGGGCCTCGCGCGCCTGAGCGACGCGCACCGCGAGGCCGTCGTCGCGGTCCACCTCACCGGGCTCAGCTACCAGGAGCTCTCCACCGCGACGGGCGTCCCCGTCGCCACCCTGCGCACGCGCGTCTTCCACGCGCTCCGCGCCCTCCGCACGCATCTCGACGAAGTGGATCCCGCATGA
- a CDS encoding TetR/AcrR family transcriptional regulator, protein MAADGSTKEGGGTAAPARARGRQRASHSLDTVLAEALAILDESGERALTFRALAARLGGGVASIYWYVASRDELLEKVTEEVMGRVLADTEPLTHGSDPIGNVRAVALALFDELVRRPWFGQYMLRNNGLQPNSMAMYERIGQQLLGLDLTPRQRFHAVSSIVSYVVGVAADLAEPPPQEFLDSGMDREGFLGVLADRWRELDPAEFPFAHDAAGEMATHDDLDVFRSGLDLLLAGVRQQAGLPPAS, encoded by the coding sequence ATGGCGGCAGATGGATCCACGAAGGAGGGCGGCGGCACCGCCGCGCCCGCACGCGCTCGGGGACGCCAGCGCGCGTCGCACTCGCTCGACACGGTGCTCGCCGAGGCCCTCGCGATCCTCGACGAGTCGGGGGAGAGGGCGCTCACCTTCCGCGCGCTCGCCGCTCGGCTCGGCGGGGGCGTCGCGAGCATCTACTGGTACGTCGCGAGCCGCGACGAGCTGCTCGAGAAGGTGACCGAGGAGGTGATGGGCCGGGTGCTGGCGGACACCGAGCCGCTGACCCACGGATCCGACCCGATCGGCAACGTGCGCGCCGTCGCCCTCGCGCTCTTCGACGAGCTCGTGCGCCGGCCGTGGTTCGGGCAGTACATGCTCCGCAACAACGGGCTGCAGCCCAACTCGATGGCGATGTACGAGCGGATCGGCCAGCAGCTGCTCGGGCTCGACCTTACGCCGCGGCAGCGCTTCCACGCGGTGTCGTCGATCGTCAGCTACGTCGTCGGGGTCGCGGCCGACCTCGCCGAGCCGCCGCCGCAGGAGTTCCTGGACAGCGGGATGGACCGGGAGGGGTTCCTGGGGGTGCTCGCCGACCGCTGGCGGGAGCTCGATCCGGCGGAGTTCCCGTTCGCGCACGACGCCGCGGGCGAGATGGCGACGCACGACGACCTCGACGTGTTCCGCTCCGGGCTCGACCTGCTCCTCGCGGGCGTGCGCCAGCAGGCGGGGCTGCCGCCGGCGTCGTGA
- a CDS encoding CHRD domain-containing protein has translation MTHTRLVRNTTIGGAAAAALTLLVATPASAETTVPEPERFTSAFTVMATPDQVLNADGVATPGEPGATGRFDLRLDSASNTICYDITLTGVTGEYQSPAKTATHIHQAAVGKAGPPRIAFPNPVDAGNGTRTSSGCMQGPFTTGIMSAEDQDTGTGFTVAQIEADPSAFAADTHTASFTAGAVRGQLTQVPVGGVDTGAGGSATSTSSALPLVAGGGAVALAAAGVVLMRRHRAQES, from the coding sequence ATGACGCACACGAGACTCGTCCGGAACACGACCATCGGGGGCGCCGCCGCGGCCGCCCTCACCCTCCTCGTCGCGACGCCCGCGTCCGCCGAGACGACCGTCCCCGAGCCGGAGCGCTTCACGAGCGCGTTCACCGTCATGGCGACGCCCGACCAGGTGCTCAACGCCGACGGCGTCGCGACGCCCGGCGAGCCCGGCGCGACCGGCCGGTTCGACCTCCGCCTCGACTCCGCGTCGAACACCATCTGCTACGACATCACCCTCACGGGCGTCACCGGCGAGTACCAGAGCCCGGCGAAGACGGCCACGCACATCCACCAGGCCGCCGTCGGCAAGGCCGGCCCGCCCCGCATCGCGTTCCCCAACCCGGTCGACGCCGGGAACGGTACCCGCACCAGCTCCGGCTGCATGCAGGGACCCTTCACCACCGGGATCATGAGCGCCGAGGACCAGGACACCGGCACGGGCTTCACGGTCGCGCAGATCGAGGCCGACCCGTCCGCCTTCGCGGCCGACACCCACACGGCGTCGTTCACCGCGGGCGCCGTCCGCGGCCAGCTGACGCAGGTGCCGGTCGGCGGCGTCGACACGGGCGCCGGGGGATCCGCCACCTCCACCTCGTCCGCGCTCCCGCTCGTCGCGGGCGGCGGTGCCGTCGCGCTCGCCGCGGCCGGCGTCGTGCTGATGCGCCGCCACCGCGCGCAGGAGTCCTGA
- a CDS encoding MFS transporter, with protein MSTPTIASAPPRGYPSLRAAAIPLAALCLAFFVEMVDNTLLSIALPTIGRALDSGTTGLQWVTGAYSLTFGGLLLTAGSAADRFGRRRVLLIGLAAFGLISLAVVLVTDIGQLIALRAALGAAAAAMAPVTMSLIFRLFEDDKLRMRSITIVMVVGMSGFVLGPLLGGSILGAVSWQWLLVVNAPLALLVWSGVRAGVPADRRDDLTSERLDLPGTVLTVAAIGLGCYTLTSGVERGWLAPVTIACALGAVAAVAGFIARERRAASPMIDLAIFRAGPVRGAALTQLGASVAFASILFGLILHFQYAYGWSPMRAGLANLPIIVTMIAASPIAERLATRLGHRMACLVGTGFLVGGLVGLAWAVDRGYPFMMAAMILFTVGLRTIMTICAVALVESMPRNRTSIGAALNDTAQELGTSLGTAVVGTLIAALVTTALPAGAWSADLIHSFFAGERTVYLVVAVLTGVIATVGALSLTDSRTTEEPAAADEPEPDRVAA; from the coding sequence ATGAGCACCCCCACGATCGCCTCCGCGCCACCCCGCGGCTACCCGTCCCTCCGCGCCGCGGCCATCCCGCTCGCCGCGCTCTGCCTGGCCTTCTTCGTCGAGATGGTCGACAACACGCTGCTCTCCATCGCCCTGCCGACGATCGGTCGCGCGCTCGACAGCGGCACGACCGGCCTCCAGTGGGTGACGGGCGCCTACTCGCTCACCTTCGGCGGCCTGCTGCTGACCGCGGGATCCGCCGCCGACCGGTTCGGCCGCCGCCGCGTCCTCCTGATCGGCCTCGCGGCGTTCGGCCTCATCAGCCTCGCCGTCGTCCTCGTCACCGACATCGGCCAGCTCATCGCCCTGCGCGCGGCGCTCGGAGCCGCCGCCGCGGCCATGGCGCCCGTCACGATGTCGCTGATCTTCCGCCTCTTCGAGGACGACAAGCTGCGCATGCGCTCGATCACGATCGTCATGGTCGTCGGCATGTCCGGCTTCGTCCTCGGCCCGCTCCTCGGCGGCTCGATCCTCGGCGCCGTCAGCTGGCAGTGGCTGCTGGTCGTCAACGCGCCCCTCGCGCTGCTCGTCTGGAGCGGCGTGCGCGCCGGGGTCCCCGCCGACCGCCGCGACGACCTCACCTCCGAGCGCCTCGACCTGCCCGGCACGGTGCTCACCGTCGCCGCGATCGGGCTCGGCTGCTACACGCTCACGAGCGGCGTCGAGCGCGGCTGGCTCGCGCCCGTCACGATCGCCTGCGCGCTCGGCGCCGTCGCCGCCGTCGCGGGCTTCATCGCCCGCGAGCGCCGCGCGGCCTCGCCCATGATCGACCTCGCGATCTTCCGCGCCGGCCCCGTCCGCGGCGCCGCGCTCACGCAGCTCGGGGCATCGGTCGCGTTCGCCAGCATCCTGTTCGGGCTGATCCTGCACTTCCAGTACGCCTACGGCTGGAGCCCGATGCGGGCCGGCCTCGCGAACCTGCCCATCATCGTCACGATGATCGCCGCGAGCCCCATCGCCGAGCGGCTCGCCACGCGCCTCGGCCACCGCATGGCGTGCCTCGTCGGCACCGGCTTCCTGGTGGGCGGGCTGGTCGGCCTGGCCTGGGCCGTGGACCGCGGCTACCCCTTCATGATGGCGGCGATGATCCTGTTCACCGTCGGGCTGCGCACGATCATGACCATCTGCGCGGTCGCCCTCGTCGAGTCGATGCCCCGGAACCGCACCTCGATCGGCGCCGCGCTCAACGACACCGCGCAGGAGCTCGGCACGAGCCTCGGCACCGCGGTCGTCGGCACGCTCATCGCGGCGCTCGTCACGACCGCGCTGCCGGCGGGCGCGTGGAGCGCCGACCTGATCCACTCGTTCTTCGCCGGCGAGCGGACCGTCTACCTCGTCGTCGCCGTCCTCACCGGTGTGATCGCCACCGTCGGCGCGCTCTCGCTCACGGACTCCCGCACGACGGAGGAGCCGGCGGCGGCCGACGAGCCCGAGCCCGACCGCGTCGCGGCGTGA